Proteins co-encoded in one Eremothecium sinecaudum strain ATCC 58844 chromosome VI, complete sequence genomic window:
- the DYN3 gene encoding dynein light intermediate chain (Syntenic homolog of Ashbya gossypii AGL333W; Syntenic homolog of Saccharomyces cerevisiae YMR299C (DYN3)): protein MQTWRELLETNNDQLDYTRAVTYVICCQNKDTLNQFLSQCWKIEENEMVTNLEPLGFFTKDIGSEDERLTVNVYYVRSPLSVQLLKYLKVFGEDIDLAEARWVWLMDWIRDDKRHWLRNMATSVAALAEVGLEVPPGGSVAVMLSPSHVLQLERNTMLWNSRRLDMVHQSIRAACLKSKSSLVTFDPDDAPELDTRAVRSLIQNTLYKKDPEMASLHDLFIPYGTDSVGKICTISPEFPVDAVFDEEFIAGTFEATITAGRDPIATLNSPDQHSEASYWSFDLQKRLAQLYKQQDCSSKSHASTHHRFHKLQTEDYNYQFKLPENIPAVRDRSMPRSPVADSPHHDTLESV from the coding sequence ATGCAAACCTGGAGGGAACTATTAGAGACTAATAATGACCAATTAGATTATACAAGGGCTGTTACTTATGTTATATGTTGTCAAAACAAAGATACTTTAAACCAATTCCTCTCTCAATGCTGGAAGATCGAAGAAAATGAGATGGTTACAAACCTAGAGCCGCTAGGTTTCTTTACCAAAGATATTGGCTCTGAAGATGAGCGGTTAACTGTGAATGTTTACTATGTGCGAAGTCCCTTAAGTGTGCAGCTTTTAAAGTATCTAAAGGTGTTCGGAGAAGATATAGATCTCGCGGAAGCTAGGTGGGTTTGGTTAATGGACTGGATCCGCGATGATAAAAGGCACTGGCTAAGGAACATGGCCACTTCAGTTGCCGCTCTTGCAGAGGTAGGCCTTGAAGTCCCTCCAGGAGGTTCCGTGGCGGTTATGTTAAGCCCAAGCCACGTGCTCCAGCTCGAACGAAACACCATGCTCTGGAACTCGCGTAGGCTTGACATGGTACACCAGAGCATTCGTGCAGCTTGCTTGAAGAGCAAGTCCTCTCTGGTTACCTTCGATCCTGATGACGCTCCAGAACTTGACACTCGCGCCGTACGCAGCCTCATTCAGAACACACTATACAAGAAAGACCCGGAGATGGCCAGCCTCCACGACCTTTTTATCCCATATGGAACCGACTCCGTCGGTAAGATCTGTACTATTTCCCCTGAGTTTCCAGTAGATGCTGTTTTCGATGAAGAGTTTATCGCTGGCACCTTCGAGGCCACGATAACTGCTGGACGAGACCCTATCGCCACTTTAAATTCACCAGACCAGCATTCAGAGGCCTCATACTGGTCTTTTGATCTCCAGAAACGCTTGGCGCAACTGTACAAGCAACAAGATTGCAGTAGCAAGTCCCACGCCTCAACACATCACAGGTTTCACAAACTACAGACAGAAGACTACAATTATCAATTTAAACTACCAGAAAATATACCAGCAGTAAGAGATCGATCAATGCCAAGATCACCAGTAGCAGATAGCCCACACCATGATACCTTAGAATCTGTCTAA
- the LIP1 gene encoding sphingosine N-acyltransferase subunit LIP1 (Syntenic homolog of Ashbya gossypii AGL329C; Syntenic homolog of Saccharomyces cerevisiae YMR298W (LIP1)), translated as MIQVNNYINLLYYMGILLSVLGAIELFKYSTRLNYEYFHCTTISEPVAEATSMNMIYAVGSSSCDKRGEIKTILRKITRDYDPNLQPASFCLVENRAVGSIHYPDKGKKGPAGYVAYAAYDDDEELLLEQCAQDGATVFHL; from the coding sequence ATGATACAGGTTAATAATTATATCAATTTGCTCTATTATATGGGCATCCTTTTATCAGTCCTTGGTGCTATTGAGTTGTTTAAATATAGTACTCGATTAAACTATGAATACTTTCATTGCACTACTATTAGTGAACCTGTTGCAGAAGCTACATCTATGAACATGATATATGCCGTGGGAAGTTCCTCTTGTGATAAAAGGGGAGAGATTAAAACTATATTGAGGAAAATTACTCGTGATTATGACCCCAACTTACAGCCTGCTTCGTTTTGTTTAGTTGAGAACCGTGCTGTGGGATCCATTCACTATCCAGATAAAGGAAAGAAGGGACCAGCAGGTTACGTTGCATATGCAGCgtatgatgatgatgaggaatTGCTGTTAGAGCAATGTGCTCAAGACGGTGCGACAGTATTTCACTTATAG
- the ADE4 gene encoding amidophosphoribosyltransferase (Syntenic homolog of Ashbya gossypii AGL334W; Syntenic homolog of Saccharomyces cerevisiae YMR300C (ADE4)): MCGVLGIALANQSKVVSLELYEGCHFLQHRGQDAAGIATSGPGGRLYQCKGNGMVRDVFTPARMKGLIGSMGIAHLRYPTAGSNVNSEAQPFYVNSPYGICMSHNGNLVNTAALRRHLDEDVHRHINTDSDSEVLLNIFASELEKYNKYRVNDQDIFHALEGVYDKCRGGYACVGMLAGYGLFGFRDPNGIRPLLFGERVNSNGTKDYMLASESVVLKAHNFTNYRDLLPGEAVVIPKNCCEPSFRQVVPSNSYRPDLFEYVYFARADSVLDGISVYHTRLQMGIKLAETIKKQIDLKEIDVVVSVPDTARTCAIQCATHLQKPYREGFIKNRYVGRTFIMPNQKERVSSVRRKLNAMDSEFKGKHVLIVDDSIVRGTTSKEIVNMAKEAGATKVYFASAAPAIRYNHIYGIDLADTKQLVAYNRNIEQITEELGCDMLFYQTLEDLISCCKTDKITEFEDGVFTGNYVTGVETNYLEEVERARALEASDSSDIKADFDISLYNSGDY; the protein is encoded by the coding sequence ATGTGTGGAGTCCTAGGTATTGCTTTGGCTAATCAGTCGAAAGTAGTTTCACTTGAGTTGTATGAGGGCTGTCACTTCTTACAGCATAGGGGACAAGACGCAGCAGGTATTGCTACATCTGGACCTGGTGGCCGTCTGTACCAATGTAAAGGTAATGGAATGGTTCGCGATGTCTTCACTCCAGCTAGAATGAAGGGTCTGATTGGTTCTATGGGTATTGCTCACTTGCGTTATCCAACTGCAGGGTCGAATGTGAATTCAGAGGCGCAGCCTTTTTATGTTAATAGTCCATATGGTATTTGTATGAGCCACAATGGTAATTTGGTGAATACTGCAGCTCTAAGGCGTCATCTTGACGAGGATGTTCATCGTCATATCAACACTGATAGTGACTCCGAAGTACTATTGAACATTTTTGCATCAGAGCTCGAAAAATACAACAAGTATCGTGTTAATGACCAAGACATTTTCCATGCTTTAGAGGGCGTTTACGATAAATGTCGTGGTGGGTATGCATGTGTTGGTATGTTAGCTGGGTATGGCTTGTTCGGTTTCAGAGACCCAAATGGTATTAGGCCGCTATTGTTTGGTGAAAGGGTTAACAGTAATGGCACCAAGGACTACATGTTGGCATCTGAAAGTGTTGTGCTGAAGGCACATAACTTTACTAATTACCGCGACCTTTTGCCTGGTGAAGCAGTCGTTATTCCAAAAAATTGTTGTGAGCCTAGTTTTAGACAAGTCGTCCCAAGCAATTCTTATAGACCAGATTTATTTGAGTACGTGTACTTTGCTCGTGCTGACAGTGTCTTGGACGGTATTTCAGTCTACCACACCAGACTTCAAATGGGTATTAAACTGGCAGAAACTATCAAAAAGCAAATTGATTTGAAAGAAATTGATGTGGTTGTATCCGTTCCAGACACTGCAAGGACTTGTGCTATCCAATGTGCCACTCATCTCCAAAAGCCTTACCGTGAAGGTTTTATCAAGAATAGGTACGTTGGAAGAACCTTTATCATGCCTAACCAAAAAGAGCGTGTATCTTCTGTCCGCCGTAAATTGAACGCCATGGATTCTGAATTTAAAGGAAAACACGTCCTTATTGTCGATGACTCCATTGTCAGAGGTACCACATCAAAGGAAATTGTCAACATGGCCAAGGAAGCTGGAGCCACTAAAGTCTACTTCGCATCTGCTGCTCCAGCAATCCGTTATAATCACATCTATGGTATTGACTTAGCTGATACTAAGCAGCTTGTCGCTTACAATCGTAATATCGAACAGATAACCGAAGAATTGGGCTGTGATATGTTATTCTACCAGACATTAGAAGATTTAATTAGTTGCTGTAAAACGGACAAGATAACAGAGTTCGAGGACGGTGTTTTTACCGGTAACTATGTCACTGGTGTTGAGACGAATTAccttgaagaagttgaaaGAGCTAGAGCTCTCGAAGCCAGCGACTCAAGTGACATTAAAGCAGACTTTGATATAAGTCTGTACAATTCTGGAGACTACTAA
- the RNH70 gene encoding Rnh70p (Syntenic homolog of Ashbya gossypii AGL332W; Syntenic homolog of Saccharomyces cerevisiae YGR276C (RNH70)) has protein sequence MQPFPVYSASPVTSPTKPDLQHNPKVDQEQQYMTSALDLVVPGGAEFPKKSVRSQVARLSISEADIAKNDLVAKLSGGSQVEWQETNMCSTATSTIVASSSANGGTAISSGSADQNLTGSKRRRRRSSALHNSLGKLKQGNSSSSSLAVPNKKKKASKPVAFKLNEKANQKKPLSIKDIRDLVQYIFHDTNNSPNWITIENRAALKQVIVLFTPGLLPEDFNLPKDSTFNENFQLLRTNHFRSIDTNEQMCKQIYNIPLSAPGSKCSLFSAYNSFVNVGLSKKERFAKLEQLNKKKITVYDLLMNIDDLLYNNYPIHLDTPGLIDDYRNVLAKKYQTDVEYKGWVDTVEFEHDGCHTFALDCEMCLSENGYVLTRVSVVDFECNLIYDRLVKPDVPIVDYLTRYSGITEEKLIGVTTKLADVQQDLLKMISSKDVLIGHSLQSDLNILKMRHPTVIDTSIIYEHKAGPPFKPALKYLAEEYLKKQIQNNDANGHDSFEDAMACMELTKMKIVNGLTFGVGINTESLFQRLTRQGVKSITLNDSTSRQGQLIKPPAGLETSLRCEDDEDVIQGILENINGGNLFVGRMRELEYAREFVKSKTEDQGIKSVEEATKNLGDRLQRLYAACPASTMIIVCSGNGDPRDWVKLMEEFNELNKEEKATARKEREAEIQNAVSKARDAVTLLMLKQ, from the coding sequence ATGCAGCCCTTTCCAGTGTATTCTGCGTCACCAGTTACATCTCCTACGAAGCCGGATCTTCAACATAACCCTAAGGTGGACCAGGAACAGCAGTATATGACATCTGCGCTGGATTTGGTGGTACCTGGGGGAGCGGAATTCCCAAAGAAATCTGTGCGATCTCAAGTAGCAAGGTTGAGTATTTCAGAAGCAGATATTGCTAAGAATGATCTCGTTGCTAAGCTTTCAGGAGGATCTCAGGTTGAATGGCAAGAGACAAATATGTGCTCTACGGCTACATCAACGATAGTTGCGAGTTCTAGTGCTAACGGAGGCACTGCGATCAGTTCTGGTTCTGCAGACCAGAACTTAACGGGATCGAAgagaaggagaagaaggTCAAGTGCGTTGCATAATTCCTTGGGTAAATTGAAGCAAGGGAATTCCAGCTCTTCATCGTTAGCAGTTCCCAATAAGAAAAAGAAGGCATCCAAACCCGTTGCTTTCAAGTTGAACGAGAAGGCCAACCAGAAAAAACCTTTATCAATTAAAGATATTAGAGATTTGGTTCAGTACATATTTCATGATACAAACAATTCACCCAACTGGATTACCATAGAAAACAGGGCTGCTTTAAAGCAAGTAATTGTATTGTTTACCCCTGGCCTTCTCCCAGAGGATTTTAACCTACCGAAAGATTCGACATTTAACGAGAATTTCCAATTGTTACGCACGAATCACTTTAGATCCATAGACACAAACGAACAGATGTGCAAGCAAATATATAACATACCGTTATCTGCTCCAGGTTCTAAATGCTCCTTGTTTTCCGCGTATAACTCCTTTGTTAATGTCGGGCTAAGCAAGAAGGAAAGGTTTGCCAAACTTGAGCAATTgaacaagaagaagattaCTGTTTACGATTTGCTTATGAACATTGATGATTTGTTGTATAACAACTACCCGATCCACTTAGACACACCTGGTTTAATAGACGATTACAGAAACGTCTTAGCGAAGAAATACCAAACCGATGTAGAATACAAAGGTTGGGTTGACACTGTTGAATTTGAACATGACGGTTGCCATACATTTGCACTCGATTGTGAAATGTGTCTATCTGAAAATGGTTACGTTTTGACTCGCGTCAGCGTCGTGGACTTCGAGTGTAATTTAATTTATGACCGTTTGGTAAAGCCTGACGTCCCCATTGTTGACTATTTAACCAGGTATAGTGGAATAACCGAAGAAAAATTAATAGGCGTAACGACTAAGTTAGCCGATGTTCAGCAAGATCttttgaagatgataaGTTCCAAGGATGTCCTTATAGGACATTCCTTGCAATCAGACTTGAATATCTTAAAAATGCGGCATCCAACGGTCATCGATACGTCCATAATTTATGAGCATAAGGCAGGTCCTCCATTCAAGCCAGCTTTAAAATATTTGGCTGAAGAATATCTAAAAAAACAAATTCAAAATAATGACGCCAATGGTCATGATTCTTTTGAAGATGCTATGGCTTGCATGGAACTAACAAAAATGAAAATAGTTAATGGTTTAACCTTTGGAGTTGGTATTAATACAGAAAGTTTATTCCAGCGATTAACAAGGCAAGGAGTTAAATCTATTACATTAAATGATTCTACATCTCGTCAAGGGCAGCTGATCAAGCCTCCTGCCGGCCTAGAAACCTCCTTAAGGTgtgaagatgatgaagatgtCATACAAGGTATCCTTGAAAATATAAATGGCGGGAACCTATTTGTGGGCAGGATGAGAGAATTAGAGTATGCCAGAGAGTTCGTCAAATCAAAAACAGAGGATCAAGGGATCAAATCTGTAGAAGAAGCCACAAAGAACTTAGGTGATAGATTACAACGATTGTATGCAGCATGCCCGGCGTCTACAATGATTATCGTCTGTTCTGGTAACGGGGACCCACGAGATTGGGTAAAGTTGATGGAAGAATTTAATGAACTGAACAAAGAGGAAAAGGCAACTGCCAGAAAGGAAAGGGAAGCAGAGATACAGAATGCCGTTTCCAAAGCCAGAGACGCCGTTACTTTGCTAATGTTGAAGCAGTAA
- the RTT102 gene encoding Rtt102p (Syntenic homolog of Ashbya gossypii AGL331C; Syntenic homolog of Saccharomyces cerevisiae YGR275W (RTT102)): protein MSVIDQASRLSGHSGSVKLWRYDWCSPPKNEDENDQENYDFQFKRWQRVPKVNNEASDSSNGLDDDQDYLDLNLYDRFRASDGGKVPSQISSTNKPASGLTMDDIRGAVGGVESIPGFSSSDTVSKKETEKPASTEDTKDTKDTKASEESTPANTEGSKDANAQDGDGDVSMD, encoded by the coding sequence ATGTCAGTCATAGATCAAGCTAGCAGACTCTCAGGTCATTCCGGCTCAGTAAAGCTTTGGCGTTACGATTGGTGTTCGCCTCCCAAGAATGAAGACGAAAACGATCAAGAAAACTACGACTTCCAGTTCAAGAGATGGCAAAGAGTTCCAAAAGTGAATAACGAAGCTTCTGATAGTAGTAACGGTTTGGATGATGATCAGGATTATCTAGATTTGAATTTATATGACCGGTTTAGGGCTTCAGATGGGGGAAAAGTCCCAAGCCAAATTAGTTCTACGAACAAACCCGCATCTGGATTGACAATGGATGATATTAGAGGTGCAGTTGGAGGTGTAGAATCGATACCAGGATTTTCTAGTTCAGATACAGTCTCTAAAAAGGAAACGGAGAAACCTGCTAGTACTGAAGACACTAAAGACACGAAAGACACGAAAGCATCTGAAGAAAGTACACCCGCTAATACAGAAGGATCAAAAGATGCCAATGCTCAAGATGGTGATGGAGACGTTAGTATGGATTGA
- the PRC1 gene encoding carboxypeptidase C PRC1 (Syntenic homolog of Ashbya gossypii AGL328C; Syntenic homolog of Saccharomyces cerevisiae YMR297W (PRC1)), producing MKTKLLFSLLTAGAATAAHVQGVLNDFASLVDSVEKFGLPAQAASLIPENMRQLWKDLPSWLPDGQPKLQFFSEPKAKVRKHDKWDFRESSEKLGNYLLRGKKITNPAVLGVDSKVKQYSGYLDVEEQDKHFFFWFFESRNDPKTDPVILWLNGGPGCSSLTGLFFELGPSSVDSNLKLVKNPYSWNNNASVIFLDQPVNVGYSYSTSGVSSTRAAGKDVYAFLQLFFEKFPEYQSGQKFHIAGESYAGHYIPVFASEILSHPESERSFNLSSVMIGNGLTDPLTQYSYYEPMACGRGGAPSVLSEDQCKSMNDTLPRCLTLIQSCYTTRSVWTCVPASIYCNGAQLVPFQRTGTNVYDVRKECHGQLCYDDLQYMSDYLNMPEVMEAVGAEVDYFEGCNTDINRNFLLAGDWMKPYHEYVTALLDEGLPVLLYAGDKDFICNWLGNHAWSDALPWRYTAEYASQPLQDWSPDGEKAGEVKNYKHFTFLRIYDGGHMVPYDQPRHSLSMLNAWLSGDYALKS from the coding sequence ATGAAAACCAAACTACTTTTTTCGTTATTAACCGCTGGTGCCGCGACTGCCGCCCATGTTCAGGGTGTTCTAAATGATTTTGCTTCGCTTGTCGATTCTGTGGAAAAATTCGGGCTACCGGCGCAGGCGGCCTCGTTGATACCGGAGAATATGAGACAATTATGGAAGGATCTTCCTAGCTGGCTTCCAGATGGCCAGCCTAAGTTGCAGTTCTTTTCAGAGCCTAAAGCTAAGGTCAGAAAGCATGACAAGTGGGACTTCCGCGAATCTTCAGAAAAATTAGGTAACTATCTATTGAGAGGTAAAAAAATTACGAATCCAGCTGTTTTGGGGGTTGATTCAAAAGTAAAACAATATTCGGGATACTTGGATGTTGAGGAACAAGACAAGCACTTTTTCTTCTGGTTTTTTGAGTCTAGAAACGATCCAAAGACAGACCCAGTTATTCTATGGTTGAATGGTGGACCTGGTTGCTCATCGTTGACAGGCTTGTTCTTCGAATTGGGTCCATCCTCTGTCGATTCTAACCTCAAGCTAGTCAAAAACCCATACTCATGGAACAACAACGCTTCCGTGATCTTTTTGGACCAGCCTGTTAACGTTGGTTACTCCTACTCCACTTCTGGTGTTTCTAGCACCCGTGCTGCCGGTAAGGATGTATATGCCTTCTTGCAGTTGTTCTTTGAAAAGTTCCCAGAGTACCAAAGCGGTCAAAAGTTCCACATTGCAGGTGAATCTTATGCTGGTCATTACATTCCTGTATTTGCGTCCGAAATTCTATCTCACCCAGAAAGTGAACGTTCTTTTAACTTAAGCTCCGTTATGATTGGAAATGGCCTAACTGATCCTTTAACACAATATAGCTATTACGAGCCAATGGCGTGTGGAAGAGGTGGCGCACCTTCAGTTTTGAGCGAGGACCAATGTAAGTCCATGAATGATACTTTACCACGTTGTTTAACTTTGATTCAGTCTTGTTATACTACAAGGAGTGTCTGGACATGTGTTCCCGCCTCTATCTACTGTAACGGTGCTCAGTTAGTTCCATTCCAAAGAACGGGTACAAACGTTTACGATGTTAGAAAGGAATGTCATGGCCAACTTTGTTATGATGACTTACAATACATGAGTGATTACTTGAACATGCCTGAGGTAATGGAAGCTGTTGGTGCCGAAGTTGATTACTTTGAGGGTTGTAACACAGATATCAACAGGAACTTTTTGTTAGCCGGTGATTGGATGAAGCCATACCATGAATACGTCACTGCATTGTTGGACGAGGGCTTGCCAGTCCTTTTGTACGCTGGTGACAAGGACTTTATCTGCAACTGGTTGGGTAATCACGCGTGGTCGGACGCGTTGCCATGGAGGTACACTGCAGAATATGCCTCTCAGCCATTACAGGACTGGTCTCCTGATGGTGAGAAGGCCGGAGAGGTCAAGAACTACAAGCACTTCACTTTCTTGAGAATTTACGATGGAGGCCATATGGTTCCATACGACCAACCTAGGCACTCTTTATCCATGTTAAATGCTTGGTTGAGCGGTGATTATGCTTTGAAGTCTTGA
- the TAF1 gene encoding histone acetyltransferase (Syntenic homolog of Ashbya gossypii AGL330W; Syntenic homolog of Saccharomyces cerevisiae YGR274C (TAF1)), with translation MSDEQNANKVSDRNPQKDLSNEDDAYNAIFNGEFGALEIGTYVSSQGHDGETEHLPDAIDFEDEDELADEELPEEQEAIGRDAGPDGGNDDYLTIMDDAGGIDYQGNNALFMGVHDDNSNGFVNEHGEYNEFSDEQQRELEHQKQQEQERIAQEEQMLVRSYFPHLRGGKVLKLTKIVPKPIAEYQWQRNLYLSNRVLKPLIPLKIRFEVQQDTRRMFKAKGKTWQTSSTYLKKKKKKGIVHISIDEIYPLHEEKTDKTDSGDVIPEDLLVVADEWDYKNMIGEVEPESRPSRELSVSTPLFDNKVFDDPRDWDWDESDLLEGKLTNLRYPLDMNDERLLFSKRVDSNSRAQPLVFNEKQLISKFNISNDDKYKILKENYQTKIRSTISNLSIEHSQPATRLQSPFYKVLLPRDQLRHFHRSHFGHSIRPGTNIVFSKIKVRKRKRDKGKDVKEIYAHSSDLTVGDSVPVFLMEYCEQQPVALSKFGMSSKLINYYRKRSELDTSRPKLSVGETHVLGVQDKSPFWNFGFVEPGTIIPTLYNNMIRAPVFKHEVSRTDFLIVKSTGNSCGTRFYLRHINHLFTVGQTYPVVEIPGPNSRKVTSMGKNRLRMVVYRILNKSPEHRLLVKQVARHFPDQNDMQNRQRLKEFMKYQRDGDDQGFWKLKEGEVLLDNENVKKMISPEDVSLIESMYAGQQFQDDTDMYNFNAKLRNLEENLIPWVATKNFLNATQMRAMIQIHGAGDPTGCGEGFSFLKTSMKGGFTKSGEGEQQPQVTGGHSYNVAQQQKAYEEEISKTWYKQAKSLGIQNPFEELDDPDVVNKTNKRVLARRDDDKVLKIVRKTRDKNGIIQRQTAVVRDPRVIHAYLRIYEKRREEAERNLGLEELMNDNIDLVTGENDEERQLKQKKLLEEQLAKLEKSKERRQARKAAKEKSKDGKVGKVKNTPRRCATCGAIGHIRTNKSCPMYNGGVAANANANASSALSGSATPSNIANSSNSVSATLQPPSFEP, from the coding sequence ATGTCTGATGAACAAAACGCTAACAAGGTGTCAGATCGTAACCCTCAAAAGGATTTGTCTAATGAGGATGACGCCTATAATGCAATTTTTAACGGTGAATTTGGTGCGTTAGAAATCGGTACTTATGTTAGTTCTCAAGGCCATGATGGTGAAACAGAACATCTACCTGATGCGAttgattttgaagatgAGGATGAGTTGGCAGATGAGGAACTTCCAGAGGAACAGGAAGCCATTGGTCGAGATGCTGGACCGGATGGTGGAAATGACGATTATTTGACGATAATGGATGATGCGGGAGGCATTGATTACCAGGGTAATAATGCATTATTTATGGGAGTTCATGATGATAATAGCAATGGGTTCGTGAATGAGCATGGTGAATATAATGAGTTCTCTGATGAGCAGCAACGGGAACTTGAACATCAAAAACAGCAAGAGCAGGAACGAATAGCTCAAGAAGAGCAAATGCTAGTAAGATCGTACTTTCCTCACCTCCGTGGCGGAAAAGTTCTGAAATTGACTAAGATAGTTCCCAAACCTATTGCGGAATACCAGTGGCAGCGTAATTTGTATTTATCTAACAGAGTTCTGAAGCCACTTATACCTCTAAAGATAAGGTTTGAAGTGCAGCAGGACACAAGGAGGATGTTTAAGGCAAAGGGTAAGACCTGGCAAACTTCTTCTACCTacttgaagaagaagaagaagaaaggTATTGTTCATATTAGTATTGATGAGATTTATCCTTTACACGAGGAAAAAACGGACAAGACTGATTCTGGCGATGTTATTCCTGAAGATCTACTAGTTGTTGCAGACGAATGGGACTACAAGAACATGATAGGTGAGGTGGAACCAGAGTCACGCCCTAGTCGTGAGTTATCTGTCTCTACGCCGTTGTTTGATAATAAGGTTTTTGATGATCCTCGCGATTGGGATTGGGACGAATCTGACCTTTTGGAGGGTAAGTTGACCAACCTGAGGTATCCATTGGACATGAATGACGAAAGATTACTATTCTCTAAAAGAGTCGATTCGAATTCCAGGGCCCAACCGTTAGTGTTTAACGAGAAGCAGTTAATTTCCAAATTTAATATATCTAACGATGACAAGTATAAGATTCTGAAAGAGAATTATCAGACGAAGATCAGGTCTACAATTTCTAACTTAAGCATAGAACATTCGCAGCCCGCTACAAGGCTCCAATCACCATTTTACAAGGTGCTTTTACCTAGGGATCAATTACGGCACTTTCATAGAAGCCATTTTGGCCACAGCATACGGCCAGGAACAAACATTGTATTTAGCAAGATTAAAGTCAGAAAACGTAAGCGGGATAAAGGTAAGGATGTCAAGGAAATATATGCTCATAGTTCAGACTTGACTGTAGGTGATAGCGTTCCTGTATTTTTAATGGAATATTGTGAACAGCAACCTGTTGCGTTGTCTAAGTTTGGTATGTCAAGTAAGCTCATTAACTATTACAGAAAGCGTAGTGAGCTAGATACTTCAAGACCGAAACTATCTGTGGGGGAAACGCACGTATTAGGTGTACAGGATAAGTCGCCATTTTGGAATTTTGGGTTTGTAGAACCAGGAACTATCATCCCAACTTTATACAATAATATGATCAGGGCTCCTGTATTCAAGCATGAGGTATCTAGAACTGATTTTTTGATTGTGAAAAGTACAGGTAACTCTTGCGGTACCCGTTTTTATTTGAGGCATATCAATCACCTATTTACCGTGGGTCAAACTTATCCTGTCGTGGAAATACCCGGTCCTAACTCCAGAAAGGTCACTTCCATGGGCAAAAACCGGTTAAGAATGGTTGTTTATAGAATTCTAAACAAATCACCTGAGCATCGTTTACTTGTGAAGCAAGTTGCAAGACATTTTCCTGACCAAAATGACATGCAAAATAGACAACGTCTAAAGGAATTCATGAAATATCAGCGAGACGGAGACGATCAAGGCTTTTGGAAGTTAAAAGAAGGTGAAGTGTTACTAGATAATGAAAATGTTAAGAAAATGATATCACCTGAAGATGTATCTTTAATTGAGTCAATGTATGCTGGCCAGCAGTTCCAGGATGATACAGATATGTACAATTTTAATGCAAAATTGCGAAACTTGGAAGAGAATTTAATCCCATGGGTTGCTACCAAGAACTTCTTGAATGCTACTCAGATGCGTGCGATGATCCAAATACATGGAGCAGGTGATCCAACAGGGTGCGGGGAAGGGTTCTCTTTCTTGAAGACATCAATGAAAGGTGGTTTTACAAAGTCTGGTGAAGGTGAACAACAGCCGCAAGTCACTGGTGGGCATAGTTACAACGTTGCTCAACAGCAGAAAGCttatgaagaagagatCAGTAAAACCTGGTACAAGCAGGCGAAGTCTCTGGGGATCCAGAATCCTTTCGAGGAACTTGATGATCCAGATGTTGTGAATAAAACTAATAAGAGAGTACTTGCAAGGAGAGATGATGACAAGGTTCTGAAGATTGTACGTAAAACGAGGGACAAGAACGGAATTATACAAAGGCAAACTGCTGTCGTGCGTGATCCACGTGTGATCCACGCATACTTACGAATCTACGAAAAGAGAAGAGAAGAAGCCGAGCGTAACCTTGGTCTTGAGGAGTTAATGAATGACAACATTGACTTGGTAACTGGAGAGAATGACGAAGAAAGACAACTGAAACAGAAGAAACTCCTAGAAGAACAATTGGCCAAGCTAGAGAAATCCAAGGAACGTCGCCAAGCGCGTAAAGCCGCAAAGGAGAAAAGTAAAGACGGAAAAGTAGGAAAAGTCAAAAATACACCTAGACGCTGTGCCACTTGTGGCGCCATTGGTCACATTAGAACCAACAAGTCCTGTCCAATGTATAACGGTGGTGTCGCAGCCAACGCCAACGCCAACGCAAGCAGTGCACTTAGCGGCTCCGCGACACCATCTAACATTGCTAATAGTTCTAATTCAGTGTCAGCAACTCTTCAACCTCCCTCATTTGAGCCTTAA